One region of Intestinimonas massiliensis (ex Afouda et al. 2020) genomic DNA includes:
- a CDS encoding asparaginase, whose translation MRKRILLLTTGGTIASTPTAEGLAPGMDGQDLARRLPFLTDRYTVTVRDILHLDSSNIQPEEWQVIARHVFESKADYDGIIITHGTDTMAYTASVLSFMLQDIRIPVVLTGAQLPIDHPLTDALENLRLAFAMAATGQAGVFLAFDRRVLLGCRAVKTRTKDFNAFESVNWPPVGMVDAEGLHLDAAALPPEPTAPCALRDSLCKDVFLIKLTPGLNPEIFDMLLQMHYRGVVIEAFGAGGLHFIRRDLIAKLHKAAQAGMTVVVCSQCLYESSDFTLYQAGQKALAQGVIQGYDMTTEAAVTKLMWVLGQTGEQEAIRAYFSRSLAGELAERPE comes from the coding sequence ATGCGAAAGCGGATCTTGCTCCTCACCACCGGGGGGACCATCGCCTCCACCCCCACTGCGGAGGGGCTGGCCCCCGGCATGGACGGCCAGGACCTGGCCCGCCGCCTCCCCTTCCTCACCGACCGCTATACCGTCACCGTCCGGGACATCCTCCATCTGGACTCCTCCAACATCCAGCCGGAGGAATGGCAGGTCATCGCCCGGCATGTGTTTGAATCCAAAGCGGACTATGACGGCATCATAATCACACACGGGACGGACACGATGGCCTATACCGCCTCGGTGCTGTCCTTCATGCTACAGGACATTCGCATCCCGGTGGTCCTCACCGGGGCCCAGCTCCCCATCGACCACCCCCTCACCGACGCGCTGGAGAACCTGCGGCTGGCCTTTGCCATGGCGGCCACCGGCCAGGCGGGAGTCTTTCTGGCCTTCGACCGACGGGTGCTGCTGGGCTGTCGGGCGGTCAAGACCCGGACCAAGGACTTCAACGCCTTTGAGAGCGTCAACTGGCCCCCGGTGGGGATGGTGGACGCGGAGGGGCTCCACCTGGACGCCGCCGCCCTGCCGCCGGAGCCCACCGCGCCCTGCGCGCTGCGGGATTCCCTGTGCAAGGACGTGTTTCTCATCAAGCTGACCCCGGGGCTCAACCCCGAGATCTTCGACATGCTCCTCCAGATGCACTACCGGGGCGTGGTCATTGAGGCCTTTGGGGCGGGCGGGCTCCACTTCATCCGCCGGGACCTGATCGCCAAGCTCCACAAGGCTGCTCAGGCAGGGATGACGGTGGTGGTGTGCTCGCAGTGCCTGTACGAGAGCAGCGACTTCACCCTCTATCAGGCGGGACAGAAGGCCCTGGCCCAGGGGGTCATCCAGGGCTACGACATGACCACTGAGGCCGCCGTCACCAAGCTCATGTGGGTGCTGGGCCAGACGGGGGAGCAGGAGGCCATCCGCGCATATTTCTCCCGCAGCCTGGCGGGTGAGCTGGCTGAAAGGCCCGAATAA
- a CDS encoding YlcI/YnfO family protein yields the protein MKKFKLPAVPQSTSKSIRFPNEVIEQVEQAIRGTEVTFSAFVIEATRVALENLREEREGAD from the coding sequence ATGAAAAAGTTTAAGCTGCCGGCGGTTCCACAGAGCACATCAAAATCCATCCGGTTTCCCAATGAGGTGATCGAGCAGGTAGAGCAGGCGATCCGCGGCACGGAGGTGACCTTCTCAGCCTTCGTCATCGAGGCCACGCGCGTAGCGCTGGAGAATTTGAGGGAAGAACGCGAAGGGGCGGATTGA
- a CDS encoding DUF2812 domain-containing protein, protein MGGAWGFFPYEAMDYKAAQACLDRRAAAGWVLKKVHLNVLARFEPCEGRSHFVDLDLRRTLDETDPDYLQLCADAGWEKVQSLRGMLLFRSRPGTHPAPIQSDPGMEWERFWKQYVLKNLLVSGGVLLAAVLWLVLLAAALPSSGSALAPGVASNGSLLYGLMLVLMVLQLLWRGAATLAYFRACRKTGGLAVPGRGAALRGGLALAVSVLLICAGGLCIAESLGLNQTVDLAWTSFYPEYTATVEACRTYPVVMGEDLGLDSIGSDSRYLDGRRSVLADYLDYSEIVDGPAGSAHILTMERYDCVFSWLARWTAEVRVKETARGAFLWGSLQWTEAPELGFDQCWTAGDGAYLLLRQGRVTALVGCTGLDLTSPEILDMLWIRLKLEGT, encoded by the coding sequence ATGGGCGGCGCCTGGGGCTTTTTCCCCTATGAGGCCATGGACTACAAGGCGGCCCAAGCCTGTCTGGACCGCCGGGCGGCGGCGGGCTGGGTGCTAAAAAAGGTACATCTGAACGTTCTGGCCCGGTTCGAGCCTTGCGAGGGCCGCAGCCACTTTGTGGACCTGGACCTCCGCCGGACGCTGGACGAGACCGACCCGGACTACCTCCAGCTCTGCGCCGACGCGGGTTGGGAAAAGGTGCAGTCCCTGCGGGGAATGCTGCTGTTCCGCTCCCGGCCGGGGACCCATCCCGCCCCCATCCAGAGCGATCCGGGGATGGAATGGGAGCGGTTCTGGAAACAATACGTGCTGAAAAACCTGCTGGTCTCGGGGGGCGTGCTGCTGGCGGCCGTGCTGTGGCTGGTTCTCCTCGCCGCCGCCCTGCCCAGCAGCGGCTCCGCCCTGGCCCCGGGCGTGGCCTCCAACGGGTCGCTGCTGTATGGGCTGATGCTGGTGCTGATGGTCCTCCAGCTCCTGTGGCGCGGGGCGGCCACCCTGGCCTACTTTCGGGCCTGCCGCAAAACCGGCGGCCTGGCGGTCCCCGGACGGGGCGCCGCGCTTCGGGGCGGACTGGCGCTGGCGGTCAGCGTCCTGCTGATCTGCGCCGGGGGGCTCTGCATTGCCGAGAGTCTGGGCCTGAATCAGACCGTGGATCTGGCCTGGACCAGCTTCTATCCGGAGTACACCGCCACGGTGGAGGCCTGCCGGACCTATCCGGTGGTGATGGGAGAGGACCTGGGGCTGGACAGCATCGGGTCCGACAGCCGCTATCTGGACGGCCGCCGCTCCGTGCTGGCGGACTACCTGGACTACAGCGAAATCGTAGACGGCCCGGCGGGCAGCGCCCACATCCTGACCATGGAGCGCTATGACTGTGTCTTTTCCTGGCTGGCCCGCTGGACGGCGGAGGTCCGCGTGAAGGAGACCGCCCGGGGAGCCTTCCTCTGGGGCAGCCTCCAGTGGACCGAGGCCCCGGAGCTGGGGTTTGACCAGTGCTGGACTGCCGGGGACGGCGCCTATCTGCTGCTGCGGCAGGGCCGGGTGACCGCCTTGGTGGGCTGCACCGGGCTGGACTTGACTTCCCCGGAGATTCTGGATATGCTATGGATAAGACTGAAGCTGGAGGGAACCTGA
- the rpe gene encoding ribulose-phosphate 3-epimerase: MLKIAPSILSADFCNLERDIRRVSSADWLHVDVMDGMFVPNITIGVPVVESIRKHTDLFLDVHLMVEKPGRYVEAFARAGADLLSVHLEADMPPFLKEALHAMDQCVVKKAVALRPITAAEAVLPYLELGVDLVLVMTVEPGFGGQKFMADQLPKIAAVRRYIEQYRPGCDLEVDGGINAQTARQVIDAGANVLVAGSAIYGADDPAAAIAALRG, translated from the coding sequence ATGCTTAAAATTGCTCCCTCCATTTTATCCGCGGATTTCTGCAACCTGGAGCGGGATATCCGGCGGGTGTCCTCCGCCGACTGGCTCCACGTGGACGTGATGGACGGCATGTTCGTGCCCAACATCACCATCGGCGTGCCGGTGGTGGAGTCCATCCGCAAGCACACCGACCTGTTCCTGGACGTCCACCTGATGGTGGAGAAGCCGGGCCGGTATGTGGAGGCCTTCGCCAGGGCGGGGGCTGACCTGCTCTCGGTCCACCTGGAGGCCGACATGCCTCCTTTTCTTAAGGAGGCCCTCCATGCGATGGACCAGTGCGTGGTAAAAAAGGCGGTGGCCCTGCGGCCCATCACCGCCGCCGAGGCGGTGCTGCCCTATCTGGAGCTGGGAGTGGATCTGGTGCTGGTGATGACGGTGGAGCCCGGCTTCGGCGGGCAGAAGTTTATGGCTGACCAGCTCCCCAAGATTGCGGCTGTTCGGCGTTACATCGAGCAGTATCGGCCCGGCTGCGACCTGGAGGTGGACGGCGGCATCAACGCCCAGACTGCACGGCAGGTCATCGACGCCGGCGCCAACGTGCTGGTGGCGGGCTCCGCCATATACGGCGCAGATGACCCTGCCGCCGCTATCGCCGCCCTGAGAGGGTAA
- a CDS encoding toxic anion resistance protein encodes MTDNTDFTPELTLTPDTAAAAQAPQAPNLTLEPTLTAEDAAAAQKARDEHAVKLDESQLTDAERKMVNDFSEKIDITDSNMVLQYGAAAQKNIASFSENTLNSVRTKDLGEVGDALAGLVGELQNFGQEEKKGVFGFFQKKKNDLNAMKAQYAKAETNVNKIVEVLENHQVTLMKDVAMLDQMYELNTKYYKELTMYILAGKKKLEKTRSVELEELRRKAAASGSQEDAQAYNDLANLCSRFEKKLHDLELTRMISIQMGPQTRLIQNNDALMLEKIQSSLVNTIPLWKSQMVLSLGLEHSRQATAAQSAVTNMTNELLQKNADMLKMGTIETAKEAERSVVDIQTLQHTNQQLISTLDEVMKIQQEGAQKRREAELELGRIEGELKQKLLELRG; translated from the coding sequence ATGACTGACAATACCGACTTCACCCCCGAGCTGACCCTCACCCCCGACACCGCCGCCGCTGCTCAGGCTCCCCAGGCCCCCAACCTGACCCTGGAGCCCACCCTCACCGCCGAGGACGCTGCCGCCGCCCAGAAGGCTCGGGACGAGCACGCCGTCAAGCTGGACGAGAGCCAGCTCACCGACGCCGAGCGGAAGATGGTCAACGACTTCTCCGAGAAGATCGACATCACTGACTCCAACATGGTCCTTCAGTACGGCGCCGCCGCCCAGAAGAACATCGCCTCCTTCTCGGAAAACACCCTCAATTCGGTGCGGACCAAGGATCTGGGCGAGGTGGGCGACGCTTTGGCCGGCCTGGTGGGTGAGCTGCAGAACTTTGGTCAGGAGGAGAAGAAGGGGGTCTTCGGCTTCTTCCAGAAGAAGAAAAACGACCTCAACGCCATGAAGGCCCAGTACGCCAAGGCCGAGACCAACGTAAACAAGATCGTGGAGGTGCTGGAGAATCACCAGGTCACCCTGATGAAGGACGTGGCCATGCTGGACCAGATGTATGAGCTCAACACCAAGTACTACAAAGAGCTGACCATGTATATCCTGGCCGGCAAGAAGAAGCTGGAAAAGACCCGCTCGGTGGAGCTGGAGGAGCTGCGCCGGAAGGCCGCCGCCAGCGGCAGCCAGGAGGACGCCCAGGCCTATAACGATCTGGCCAATCTGTGCTCCCGGTTTGAAAAGAAGCTCCACGACCTGGAGCTGACCCGGATGATCTCCATCCAGATGGGCCCCCAGACCCGGCTCATCCAGAACAACGACGCTTTGATGCTGGAGAAGATCCAGTCCTCTCTGGTGAATACCATCCCCCTGTGGAAGAGCCAGATGGTCCTCTCCCTGGGTCTGGAGCACTCTCGGCAGGCCACCGCTGCCCAGAGCGCCGTCACCAACATGACCAACGAGCTGCTGCAGAAGAACGCCGACATGCTGAAGATGGGCACCATCGAGACCGCTAAGGAGGCCGAGCGCAGCGTGGTGGACATCCAGACCCTGCAGCACACCAATCAGCAGCTCATCTCCACCCTGGACGAGGTCATGAAGATCCAGCAGGAGGGCGCCCAGAAGCGCAGGGAGGCCGAGCTGGAGCTGGGCCGCATCGAGGGTGAGCTCAAGCAGAAGCTCCTGGAGCTGAGGGGGTAA
- the ilvA gene encoding threonine ammonia-lyase, with translation MMQLEDFKAARSVLSGVIRPTPLVHSTAFSKTTENHVYIKPENLQVTGAYKIRGAYYKISTLTQEEKDRGLVTASAGNHAQGVAYAAQHAGVSATVVMPTTTPLVKVNNTKDYGANVVLRGATFDDAAELAAQLSETEGYTYVHPFNDPVLATGQGTIAYEIFSDLPDVDIILVPVGGGGLAAGVSTLAKLLNPNVKVIGVEPTGAASISASLEAGHIVTLPGVDTIADGVAVKTPGDKIFPYIQQNLDGILTLDDGELVDAFLDMMEKHKMIVENAGLLTIAALKHLGCKGKNVVPILSGGNMDVITVASLVQHGLVRRGRVFTFSVQLPDRPGELVRVAELVAGLNGNIIKLEHNQFVNINRQAGVELRVTLEAFGMSHKAEIMDALQNAGYDAKEVMPGNLYD, from the coding sequence ATGATGCAGTTAGAAGATTTCAAGGCGGCCCGCAGTGTCCTGTCCGGCGTGATCCGGCCCACACCGCTGGTCCACTCCACCGCTTTTTCCAAGACGACAGAGAATCACGTATACATCAAGCCGGAGAACCTGCAGGTTACGGGAGCCTATAAGATCCGGGGAGCCTACTACAAGATCAGCACCCTCACCCAGGAGGAGAAGGACCGGGGGCTGGTCACCGCCTCCGCCGGAAACCACGCCCAGGGAGTGGCCTACGCCGCCCAGCACGCCGGGGTGAGCGCCACGGTGGTGATGCCCACCACCACTCCGCTGGTGAAGGTGAACAACACCAAGGACTACGGGGCCAACGTGGTGCTCCGGGGGGCCACCTTCGACGACGCCGCCGAGCTGGCCGCCCAGCTCTCCGAGACGGAGGGCTACACCTATGTCCACCCCTTCAACGACCCGGTGCTGGCCACCGGCCAGGGCACCATCGCCTATGAGATCTTCTCCGACCTGCCCGACGTAGACATCATCCTGGTGCCCGTCGGCGGCGGCGGACTGGCCGCCGGCGTGTCCACCCTGGCCAAGCTGCTCAACCCCAACGTAAAGGTCATCGGGGTGGAGCCCACCGGGGCTGCCTCCATAAGCGCCAGCCTGGAGGCGGGCCACATCGTCACGCTGCCCGGCGTGGACACCATCGCCGACGGCGTGGCGGTCAAGACGCCCGGGGACAAGATCTTCCCCTACATCCAGCAGAATCTGGACGGCATCCTCACCTTGGACGACGGGGAGTTGGTGGACGCCTTCCTGGATATGATGGAAAAGCACAAGATGATCGTGGAGAATGCCGGGCTGCTGACCATCGCCGCCCTGAAGCATTTGGGCTGCAAGGGGAAAAACGTGGTGCCCATCCTCTCGGGGGGCAACATGGACGTCATCACCGTGGCCTCGCTGGTGCAGCACGGCCTGGTCCGCCGGGGGAGGGTGTTCACCTTCTCGGTGCAGCTCCCCGACCGGCCCGGTGAGCTGGTCCGGGTGGCCGAGCTGGTGGCGGGCCTCAACGGTAACATCATCAAGCTGGAGCACAACCAATTCGTCAACATCAACCGGCAGGCGGGCGTGGAGCTCCGGGTTACTCTGGAGGCCTTCGGCATGAGCCACAAGGCCGAGATCATGGACGCCCTCCAAAATGCGGGCTATGACGCCAAAGAGGTCATGCCCGGCAACCTGTATGACTGA
- a CDS encoding TPM domain-containing protein: MKNHRNILPRLAAALLCGLLLLSPAALAVVEPTSVFYVADYADVLSSDTENYIVQQNEALWEATGAQLVVVTVDFLDGMYSDEYAAEIFHSWGIGDADANNGFLLLLSPGEGKGWAMVGRGLEDSLTASKLDGWLNDYFWDDFDAGNYDAAVIALFDQVHAWYETYYAADLSGGTTSGGTAAAPNGGQSSVPAPGYDAAYSRGGGFFGLGSVFFLLVVILFIAMILDSMRYSRYRRRYLLPGMPPPPYVYRPLFWGRPHRHRPPPPPRPPRGPGGPG; encoded by the coding sequence TTGAAAAACCATAGAAACATCCTGCCCCGTCTGGCGGCGGCCCTTCTGTGCGGTCTTTTGCTTCTCTCCCCCGCCGCCTTGGCGGTGGTGGAGCCCACCTCCGTGTTTTATGTGGCCGACTATGCCGATGTCCTCTCCAGCGACACTGAGAACTACATCGTCCAGCAGAACGAGGCCCTGTGGGAGGCCACTGGCGCCCAGCTAGTGGTGGTGACGGTGGATTTTCTGGACGGCATGTACTCTGATGAATACGCCGCCGAGATCTTTCATTCCTGGGGCATCGGAGATGCCGACGCCAACAACGGCTTCCTGCTCCTGCTCTCCCCCGGGGAGGGCAAGGGCTGGGCTATGGTGGGCCGCGGGCTGGAGGACAGCCTCACCGCCTCCAAGCTGGACGGATGGCTCAACGACTATTTCTGGGATGATTTCGACGCGGGAAACTACGACGCCGCCGTCATCGCCCTGTTCGATCAGGTGCACGCCTGGTATGAAACCTATTACGCCGCCGATCTGAGCGGAGGCACCACCTCCGGCGGGACGGCCGCAGCCCCCAACGGCGGGCAAAGCTCCGTCCCCGCCCCCGGTTATGACGCCGCCTACAGCCGCGGCGGCGGATTCTTTGGGCTGGGCTCGGTCTTCTTCCTGCTGGTCGTCATCCTGTTTATCGCCATGATCCTGGACAGTATGCGCTACAGCCGCTACCGGCGGCGCTATCTGCTGCCCGGGATGCCCCCTCCCCCCTATGTTTACCGGCCCCTTTTCTGGGGCCGGCCCCACCGCCACCGTCCGCCCCCTCCCCCCCGTCCCCCCAGGGGGCCGGGCGGGCCCGGC
- a CDS encoding NAD(P)H-dependent oxidoreductase, with product MACVLFVNACVRGEKSRTQQLARRFLEVYAAKHPGDMITERNLCRERLQPQYPEVLAERDALWNAGRLDQPMFDAARQFAAADKIVVAAPFWDLSYPAVLKIYLERISVTDITFGYDDRGAMVGLCRADKLLYVTTRGGNFSLPETAWMESGARHIQALCAMYGIPDFRLLCAEGLDDVRNDKEALLTAALERAAALAEDF from the coding sequence ATGGCTTGTGTTCTTTTTGTCAACGCCTGTGTGCGGGGGGAAAAGTCCCGTACACAACAGCTAGCCCGACGCTTTTTGGAGGTCTATGCCGCCAAACACCCGGGGGATATGATTACCGAACGCAATTTATGCCGGGAGCGATTACAGCCCCAGTATCCCGAGGTCCTGGCGGAGCGTGACGCGCTTTGGAACGCCGGGCGGCTGGACCAGCCCATGTTTGACGCGGCCCGCCAGTTCGCCGCGGCGGACAAGATCGTGGTAGCCGCCCCCTTCTGGGACCTGAGCTACCCCGCCGTTCTGAAGATTTATTTGGAGCGCATCTCGGTCACCGACATTACCTTCGGCTATGACGACCGGGGCGCCATGGTGGGGCTGTGCAGGGCGGATAAGCTGCTGTATGTCACCACCCGGGGCGGGAACTTCTCCCTGCCGGAGACGGCGTGGATGGAGTCGGGGGCCCGGCACATCCAGGCTCTGTGCGCCATGTACGGCATCCCGGACTTCCGGCTCCTGTGCGCCGAGGGACTGGACGACGTACGCAACGACAAGGAGGCTCTTCTGACCGCCGCCCTGGAGCGGGCGGCCGCGCTGGCGGAGGACTTCTGA
- the recR gene encoding recombination mediator RecR — protein MQYFPPALERLTEQFARLPGIGHKSAQRLAFFVLSQPEEDARAFADAIVAAKRSISLCPVCQNLTEGEGPCAICRNEKRDGGVVCVVADPKDVVALERAREYGGRYHVLHGVISPMNHVGPDDLHIKELMERVSGGEVREVIMATNPDTEGEATAMYLSRLLKPFGVRVTRLAYGVPVGGHLEYADDATLMRALEGRREM, from the coding sequence ATGCAGTATTTTCCGCCTGCCCTGGAGCGGCTCACCGAGCAGTTTGCCCGCCTGCCCGGCATTGGACACAAAAGCGCCCAGCGGCTGGCCTTTTTCGTGCTGTCCCAGCCGGAGGAGGATGCCCGGGCCTTCGCCGACGCCATCGTGGCGGCGAAACGGTCCATCTCCCTGTGTCCCGTGTGCCAGAACCTGACCGAGGGGGAGGGGCCCTGCGCCATCTGCCGGAACGAGAAACGGGACGGCGGGGTGGTGTGCGTGGTGGCCGATCCCAAGGACGTGGTGGCTCTGGAGCGGGCCCGGGAGTATGGCGGGCGCTACCATGTGCTCCACGGGGTCATCTCCCCCATGAACCATGTGGGGCCCGACGACCTGCACATCAAGGAACTGATGGAGCGGGTGTCCGGCGGAGAGGTGCGGGAGGTCATCATGGCCACCAACCCGGATACGGAGGGGGAGGCCACCGCCATGTATCTGTCCCGCCTGTTGAAGCCCTTTGGGGTGCGGGTGACCCGGCTGGCTTACGGCGTGCCGGTGGGGGGCCACCTGGAATACGCCGACGACGCCACCCTCATGCGGGCCCTGGAGGGCCGGAGAGAGATGTAA
- a CDS encoding DUF2812 domain-containing protein, translating to MKESTCWRLFSYLAIDYKAAQAELDRMAAEGWALERVHSGVLARFRRTDRTDLRYFLDWTDATKPEEHDYLQLCTEAGWELVETVGYLNIYASRPGTDPLPIQTDPALEYQRYRKKVLRRMLLADLPLLIPLLLILLLAVVSWKRLPSIPARLPLILTQSNLASAILLTSPLPLSLLLLQLIWSGRHFRCWKQAAGAGEALPVPEATAARRRGRLSLVSAVYSTLLLPLLTADVLLNDTNIYAFAGMLLGGICLMVRHPDDKRILQRSLLWCGLALFLILCGWAHGPLRDAFPGRIPPPPVLEGGEPEVMHGDQPTRSDTFLGSRAEWSESFLIRTRGSTRYYTSVYFTVHTWVSPFLADRDRTSERAEGVPVEGCEAVWRVSSHSDRWHTYLCRRGNTWLTLEFTDDFTSDPLPAALAWLEGWTDETT from the coding sequence GTGAAGGAGTCCACCTGCTGGAGACTGTTTTCCTATCTTGCAATCGACTATAAGGCCGCCCAGGCCGAGCTGGACCGCATGGCGGCGGAGGGCTGGGCGCTGGAGCGGGTCCATTCCGGCGTTCTGGCCCGGTTCCGGCGGACGGACCGCACCGATCTGCGCTACTTTCTGGACTGGACCGACGCCACGAAGCCGGAGGAGCACGATTACCTCCAGCTCTGCACCGAGGCGGGCTGGGAGCTGGTGGAGACCGTGGGGTATCTGAACATCTATGCCTCCCGGCCCGGAACGGACCCCCTCCCCATTCAGACCGATCCGGCCCTGGAGTACCAGCGCTACCGGAAGAAGGTGCTGCGGCGGATGCTCCTGGCCGATCTCCCCCTCCTGATCCCGCTGCTTCTCATCCTCCTGCTGGCCGTCGTGTCCTGGAAGCGGCTGCCTTCCATTCCCGCACGGCTTCCCCTGATACTCACCCAGAGCAATCTGGCCTCCGCCATTCTGCTGACCTCTCCGCTTCCGCTGTCCCTGCTTCTCCTCCAACTGATCTGGTCGGGGAGACACTTTCGCTGCTGGAAACAGGCGGCAGGGGCCGGCGAGGCGCTCCCGGTCCCCGAGGCCACGGCCGCCCGGCGGCGGGGGCGGCTGTCTCTGGTGTCCGCCGTCTACAGCACGCTCCTCCTCCCCCTCCTGACGGCGGACGTCCTCCTCAACGATACCAATATCTACGCCTTTGCCGGTATGCTGCTGGGCGGTATCTGCCTGATGGTCCGGCATCCGGATGACAAACGCATCCTCCAGCGATCGCTTCTCTGGTGCGGCCTGGCGCTGTTTTTGATCCTCTGCGGCTGGGCCCACGGCCCTCTGCGGGACGCCTTTCCCGGCCGTATTCCGCCCCCTCCCGTGCTGGAGGGCGGAGAGCCTGAGGTAATGCATGGAGATCAGCCGACTCGCTCGGACACCTTTCTGGGCAGCCGGGCCGAGTGGAGTGAGTCGTTTCTCATTCGAACCAGGGGCTCCACCCGCTATTACACTTCCGTCTATTTTACCGTTCACACCTGGGTCTCTCCCTTTCTGGCCGACCGGGACAGGACGTCAGAGCGGGCAGAGGGCGTCCCGGTGGAGGGCTGCGAGGCCGTCTGGCGGGTGAGCTCCCACTCCGACCGCTGGCACACATATCTATGCCGACGCGGAAACACCTGGCTCACCTTGGAATTCACCGATGACTTTACGTCCGACCCTCTCCCCGCCGCGCTGGCCTGGCTGGAGGGCTGGACCGATGAAACGACATAG
- a CDS encoding PadR family transcriptional regulator, with amino-acid sequence MARKKLDTLTEPMYYVLLSLVEERHGYGVMQYASQLTGGRVAIGAGTLYALLDRFERDGLIIRTRLEDNRKYYRLTADGRKVLEEEFDRLRRQVADGECVLKGGRMP; translated from the coding sequence GTGGCCCGGAAAAAGCTGGACACCCTGACCGAGCCGATGTACTATGTCCTGCTCTCCCTGGTGGAGGAGCGCCACGGCTACGGCGTCATGCAATATGCCTCCCAGCTCACAGGCGGGCGGGTGGCCATCGGGGCGGGGACCCTGTACGCTCTGCTGGACCGCTTTGAGCGGGACGGTCTCATCATCCGCACCCGCCTGGAGGACAACCGGAAGTATTACCGGCTCACGGCGGACGGCCGCAAGGTGCTGGAGGAGGAATTCGACCGGCTCCGCCGCCAGGTGGCGGACGGAGAGTGCGTGCTGAAAGGAGGAAGAATGCCGTGA
- a CDS encoding 5-bromo-4-chloroindolyl phosphate hydrolysis family protein translates to MAHIVKKSPWPVYAVGLVWLVFGLFLPLYKLIHFLAAAGLSIAAYLVVQKLCPDKTFTVPDPEPEREPATTGSPELDELIRQRDLALSEMHRLNDSIEDPKISAQIDHMEAVTAKIIAHVVEHPRKLPQIRKFLNYYLPTTLKLLNAYDRMDAAGISGANIDGTMGKIETMMDTVATAFDRQLDALFGDEALDISTDITVMENMLAREGLAGESLRAEQQ, encoded by the coding sequence ATGGCGCACATCGTAAAAAAGTCCCCCTGGCCGGTCTATGCCGTGGGGCTGGTCTGGCTGGTCTTCGGACTGTTCCTGCCCCTGTATAAGCTCATCCACTTCCTTGCGGCCGCCGGACTGTCCATCGCCGCTTATCTGGTGGTTCAAAAGCTCTGCCCGGACAAAACCTTCACCGTCCCGGACCCCGAGCCGGAGCGCGAGCCCGCCACGACCGGCAGCCCCGAGCTGGACGAACTGATCCGGCAGCGGGACCTGGCCCTGTCCGAGATGCATCGGCTCAACGACAGCATCGAGGACCCCAAGATCTCGGCCCAGATCGACCACATGGAGGCCGTCACCGCCAAAATCATTGCCCACGTGGTGGAGCACCCCCGGAAGCTGCCCCAGATCCGCAAGTTTCTGAACTACTACCTGCCCACCACGCTGAAGCTCCTCAACGCCTATGACCGCATGGACGCTGCAGGAATCTCAGGCGCCAATATCGACGGCACCATGGGCAAAATTGAGACTATGATGGACACCGTCGCCACCGCCTTCGACCGGCAGTTGGACGCGCTTTTCGGCGACGAGGCCCTGGACATCTCCACCGACATCACCGTAATGGAAAACATGCTGGCCCGGGAGGGGCTGGCGGGAGAATCGCTCCGCGCGGAGCAGCAATAA